One genomic region from Sulfuriflexus mobilis encodes:
- the pgi gene encoding glucose-6-phosphate isomerase, producing MSRLQQTRAWLALQQHYNEMHTLHMRELFEADPSRFEHFSLQLNDILYDYSKNRFTQQTLSLLLELARERGLPGWIERLFSGDKINHTESRAVLHTALRERADHAVMLDGVDIMPEIRAERERVKTLAENIRSRKWRGVGNQPITDVVNIGIGGSHLGPQMVTEALRPYALHDLKVHFLSNIDENHINDTLEFLNPKTTFFIIASKTFTTQDTMVNAETARQWFVNAVGNDEYIHRHFSAVTSNVQLARAFGIADENIFQIWDWVGGRYSLWSAIGLSIAIAIGPEHFEELLEGARDVDVHFRQTPLEKNIPVIMAMLGIWYNNFFNAQSSTVLPYDQHLHRFPSYLQQADMESNGKFVDRGGQDVGYSTGPVIFGDVGISSQHAFFQLLHQGTKLVPADILAPIYDYDCIVKHHRALMSNVFAQTEALMKGKTREEAYDELKTTGLSEEEIQALLPYKVFPGNRPTSTLLFETLNPKTLGSLIALYEHKIFVQGVIWDINSFDQWGVELGKQLASNILHELDSNEDVSTHDSSTNGLINYYKKCRPGSGH from the coding sequence ATGTCTCGATTACAGCAGACCAGGGCGTGGTTGGCACTGCAGCAGCATTACAATGAAATGCATACTCTTCATATGCGTGAGCTGTTTGAGGCGGATCCGTCCCGGTTTGAACACTTTTCACTGCAGCTGAATGACATCCTCTACGATTATTCGAAAAATCGTTTCACGCAACAGACCCTCAGCCTGTTGCTGGAGCTGGCCAGGGAGCGTGGTCTGCCGGGCTGGATAGAGCGCTTATTCAGCGGTGACAAGATCAACCATACTGAGTCACGTGCGGTATTGCATACGGCCTTGCGGGAGCGGGCTGATCACGCCGTCATGCTGGACGGGGTGGATATCATGCCCGAGATCAGGGCAGAACGTGAGCGGGTCAAGACACTGGCAGAAAATATCCGTTCCAGAAAATGGCGGGGCGTAGGTAACCAGCCGATAACGGATGTAGTCAATATCGGTATCGGTGGTTCACACCTGGGGCCGCAAATGGTCACCGAGGCCTTGCGACCTTATGCCCTGCATGATTTGAAAGTTCACTTTCTGTCAAATATCGATGAGAACCATATTAATGACACGCTTGAATTCCTGAACCCGAAAACTACGTTTTTTATTATCGCCTCGAAGACTTTTACGACTCAGGATACGATGGTCAACGCGGAGACCGCCAGGCAGTGGTTTGTTAATGCCGTTGGTAATGATGAATACATTCATCGTCATTTTTCGGCAGTGACCTCGAATGTGCAGCTGGCCAGGGCGTTTGGTATTGCCGATGAAAACATCTTCCAGATATGGGACTGGGTCGGTGGGCGTTACTCGCTATGGTCGGCTATTGGCCTGTCTATCGCCATTGCTATTGGCCCCGAACACTTTGAAGAACTTCTTGAAGGCGCCCGTGATGTGGATGTGCACTTCAGGCAAACACCACTGGAGAAAAATATCCCGGTCATTATGGCCATGCTGGGTATCTGGTATAACAATTTTTTCAATGCCCAGTCATCAACGGTATTGCCCTATGATCAACACCTGCACCGTTTCCCGTCTTATCTGCAGCAGGCCGATATGGAGAGTAATGGAAAATTCGTCGACAGGGGTGGGCAGGACGTGGGTTACAGCACGGGGCCGGTGATCTTTGGTGATGTGGGAATATCCAGCCAGCATGCCTTTTTTCAGTTGTTGCACCAGGGTACCAAGTTGGTGCCTGCGGATATCCTCGCGCCGATTTACGACTATGATTGTATTGTCAAACATCATCGTGCACTGATGTCGAATGTATTTGCCCAGACCGAGGCGCTCATGAAGGGCAAGACCCGCGAGGAGGCCTATGACGAGTTAAAGACGACGGGTCTGAGTGAAGAAGAGATACAAGCACTTCTGCCATACAAGGTATTCCCCGGCAACCGACCCACCAGCACCTTGTTGTTCGAGACCCTTAACCCCAAGACCCTGGGCTCCCTGATTGCCCTGTATGAACACAAGATTTTCGTACAGGGCGTGATCTGGGATATTAATTCTTTTGACCAGTGGGGGGTGGAACTGGGCAAGCAACTGGCGAGTAACATCCTGCATGAACTGGATAGTAATGAAGACGTGTCAACACATGACAGTTCGACAAACGGCCTGATCAATTATTATAAAAAATGTCGGCCGGGCAGTGGCCATTAG
- the glk gene encoding glucokinase has product MRILAGDIGGTHTRLVYVQDDTVPCIRHAKTYPSGEYPDLIDVIEDFLSEHAIQKPFDAACFAIAGPIQDDGVAVTNLPWFIRTTDLQLALQTTQVTLINDFLAIAYAIPALTEKNLVSLQEGEPARAGDRLNAAVLGAGTGLGAAHLVWQRDHYQAFSSEAGHAGFAPETAIQEQLLTWLHQQHAHVSVEMLLSGRGIDRLYAFFRDVLGLPESDTVRDALHRTDPAQVISEHALAGDDVLCRRTLACFVEIYGAVAGDIALHYYPVNAVYLAGGIAPKIKGLLASKAFTEAFSNKGPMRDNLQKLPVKLVLSDTPGLDGAISYARQHYLPT; this is encoded by the coding sequence ATGCGGATACTGGCAGGGGATATAGGCGGAACCCATACACGGCTTGTTTATGTACAGGATGACACTGTCCCTTGCATCAGGCATGCAAAGACCTATCCCAGTGGTGAATATCCCGATCTCATAGATGTTATCGAAGACTTTCTGTCAGAGCATGCGATTCAAAAACCGTTTGATGCGGCCTGTTTTGCTATTGCCGGACCGATACAGGATGACGGTGTGGCGGTAACAAACCTGCCCTGGTTTATCCGTACCACCGACCTGCAGCTCGCCTTGCAAACAACACAAGTGACGCTGATAAATGATTTTCTTGCCATTGCCTATGCCATTCCCGCCCTGACAGAAAAAAACCTCGTCAGTCTGCAGGAGGGGGAACCCGCGCGGGCGGGAGACAGGCTGAACGCGGCCGTGCTGGGTGCCGGCACCGGGCTAGGTGCCGCGCACCTCGTCTGGCAGCGTGATCACTATCAGGCCTTTAGCAGTGAGGCCGGGCATGCCGGTTTTGCCCCGGAGACAGCCATTCAGGAGCAATTACTTACCTGGCTGCACCAACAGCACGCGCACGTCAGTGTGGAGATGCTCCTCTCCGGCCGTGGTATAGACAGACTTTATGCATTCTTCAGGGACGTACTCGGACTGCCTGAATCCGACACGGTCAGGGACGCCCTGCATAGGACAGACCCGGCACAGGTGATCAGTGAACATGCCCTGGCCGGTGATGATGTCCTATGCAGGCGTACACTGGCCTGCTTTGTTGAAATTTACGGTGCCGTGGCCGGTGATATCGCCCTGCATTATTACCCGGTAAATGCCGTCTACCTGGCTGGTGGTATCGCACCGAAGATAAAGGGCCTGCTGGCATCGAAGGCCTTTACCGAGGCCTTCAGTAATAAAGGCCCAATGCGAGACAACTTGCAGAAACTCCCGGTCAAACTGGTCTTGAGCGACACGCCCGGCCTCGATGGTGCCATCTCCTATGCACGACAGCATTACCTGCCAACCTAG
- a CDS encoding TonB-dependent receptor gives MNKKFTRVFGFLLSGVLVSNISLVVAEEKRTSLDEITVTGTREATAKSESSASTVLVQEEEIHRLRPSHPAEVINRVPGVHVNVLTGEGHMTAIRQPITTSPVYLFLEDGIPTRSTGFFNHNALYEVNVPQAAAIEVLKGPGTALYGSDAIGGIINVMTRPAPAEAEFEANLELGGHGWERTLLTGGNSWGDDGFRADLNISHSDGWRDDTEYDRQSTTLRWDRFLDSGASLKTVLAASFIDQAQTGAVSRPDFEDHPTINYTPIGFREVEAIRLSSAYEHETTDSLTSITPYYRHNVLDLMPTWALTYDPTLFTTQNDSFGLTLKHRRDYAPMRTRVIVGADIDYSPGSRDEQSIIPVRVGNIYNTYTINQTVYDYDVTFKGFSPYVHVETSPSERLRLHAGLRYDVLSYDYDNKLSVVTTGLHRRPDDTTVDFNHLSPKLGATYAWTDDINGFISYKHAFRAPSEGQLFRQGRALNTVDLKPVKADSFEVGLRGKVGTEFSYELSVYHMTKRDDIISFQNTIDGTRETLNAGKTLHRGIEVGLGATIMPRLRVNASLSYAKHTYEDWSPKSGIDYNGNEIKQAPRFFANLSIRYRPIVLDGGSVELNWESLGSYWEDDENSNKYEGHDLLNLLVNYPVSRSLEFYGRLNNITDERYATGASFTQFRGEELTPGLPRTLYAGLNYKF, from the coding sequence ATGAACAAGAAATTTACCCGTGTGTTTGGGTTTCTGCTCAGTGGTGTCTTGGTAAGTAATATCAGTTTAGTTGTGGCAGAGGAGAAGCGAACCTCCCTTGACGAGATTACGGTAACCGGTACACGTGAAGCAACGGCCAAGTCTGAGTCATCTGCATCGACAGTGCTTGTGCAGGAAGAAGAAATTCACCGCCTGCGTCCAAGCCATCCCGCTGAGGTCATTAATCGTGTGCCGGGGGTACATGTTAATGTACTGACCGGTGAAGGGCATATGACGGCGATACGCCAACCTATTACAACCTCGCCCGTTTACCTTTTTCTCGAAGATGGCATCCCGACACGTTCAACAGGGTTTTTTAACCATAATGCACTCTATGAAGTGAACGTGCCTCAGGCGGCTGCCATTGAAGTACTCAAAGGACCGGGTACAGCTTTGTATGGCAGCGATGCCATTGGCGGAATTATTAATGTGATGACCCGACCAGCCCCCGCCGAGGCCGAGTTTGAGGCCAATCTGGAATTAGGCGGTCATGGCTGGGAACGTACCTTGCTGACAGGTGGTAACAGCTGGGGCGATGACGGTTTTCGTGCCGACCTGAATATTAGCCACAGCGATGGCTGGCGAGATGACACAGAATATGACCGACAAAGCACCACTCTGCGTTGGGATCGCTTCCTTGATAGTGGTGCATCATTAAAAACGGTATTGGCGGCCTCCTTTATTGATCAGGCGCAAACGGGGGCAGTTTCACGCCCCGACTTCGAAGATCACCCGACTATTAACTACACGCCTATTGGTTTTCGCGAGGTAGAGGCGATTCGCCTGTCATCGGCCTATGAACATGAGACGACCGATTCCCTCACCAGTATCACTCCGTATTATCGCCACAATGTCCTTGACCTTATGCCGACTTGGGCGCTGACATACGATCCGACCCTATTCACCACGCAAAACGATTCGTTCGGCCTGACCTTGAAACATCGCCGTGATTATGCACCGATGCGCACCCGTGTGATCGTCGGTGCGGATATTGATTACAGCCCGGGTAGCCGGGATGAGCAGAGTATTATCCCTGTGAGAGTGGGAAATATTTATAACACTTACACCATTAATCAAACGGTGTACGACTATGATGTCACGTTCAAGGGATTCTCGCCGTACGTGCACGTCGAGACTTCACCCAGTGAGCGCCTGCGTCTGCATGCAGGTCTGCGTTACGATGTGCTTTCCTACGACTACGATAACAAGCTGAGTGTAGTAACCACAGGTTTGCATCGCCGGCCGGATGATACAACAGTGGACTTTAACCATCTAAGCCCGAAGTTGGGCGCAACCTATGCCTGGACTGATGATATAAATGGTTTTATCTCTTATAAGCATGCCTTCCGTGCGCCATCAGAGGGCCAGCTTTTTCGCCAGGGTCGCGCACTGAATACCGTCGATCTGAAACCGGTCAAGGCTGATAGTTTCGAAGTCGGGCTTCGTGGGAAGGTCGGTACGGAGTTTAGTTATGAGCTATCTGTTTACCACATGACTAAGCGTGACGATATTATCAGTTTCCAAAACACAATAGATGGCACACGTGAGACGCTTAATGCGGGCAAGACCCTGCACCGAGGTATTGAGGTTGGGCTTGGCGCAACTATTATGCCACGACTTCGGGTCAATGCCAGTCTCTCCTATGCCAAGCATACCTATGAGGACTGGAGTCCAAAATCAGGCATAGATTATAACGGCAATGAGATTAAGCAGGCGCCAAGATTCTTCGCTAACCTGAGTATCCGTTACAGGCCCATAGTGCTTGATGGTGGCAGTGTTGAACTGAACTGGGAAAGTCTGGGCTCATACTGGGAAGACGATGAGAACAGCAATAAGTATGAAGGCCACGACCTGCTTAACCTGCTGGTTAACTATCCGGTCAGTCGGAGCCTCGAATTCTACGGCAGACTGAATAATATCACCGATGAACGATATGCGACGGGCGCCTCGTTTACCCAGTTCCGCGGTGAAGAATTAACGCCGGGGTTGCCACGGACCTTGTATGCCGGTTTGAATTACAAGTTCTGA
- a CDS encoding PepSY domain-containing protein yields MIYKSLYKWHKWIGLVICVPVILWALSGLLHPTLRLTKPVLATHKLIQQPFAVEAIVSEPAAIMARYGIKQVSNARVITMHGKHYYRVSLADGNISYFDMQSGSRLIDGELRYAEYLARYYLGDQHTAISSIVAVKQFSEEYAPINRFLPVWQVSFQRDDELRLYIDTESSRLAAAVDNLRAELLWWFGTLHNWSFLDKGSLTRISLFMVAMLAMFIIGLTGLLLYGLRYQCMKKISSEQTSTGVAYFHRTVGLLISLSTLMFSFSGGMHVWHKLSPDERHTHYIEDSFAVGDLVIGLKQALFASSQHGPVKAVSMVRISNEPYYRLVHATAQRDGVRHAGRGSAVSYVHGQSGALLADADSLYAQQLASRISGRHSHQISSVQAVTRFNAEYGFIDRRLPVVEVQFKAGDKPSYYVDLATGRLAAMVDDSRRFEQFTFRMFHKWRFADGLGKNGRDAIIALFTMLNVIVIILGVVLFISRRRRNTSR; encoded by the coding sequence ATGATATATAAAAGCCTGTATAAATGGCATAAGTGGATTGGCCTGGTTATCTGTGTGCCGGTCATACTGTGGGCCTTGAGTGGTTTGTTGCATCCTACGCTGCGCCTGACCAAGCCCGTGTTGGCAACGCACAAGTTGATTCAGCAACCGTTCGCAGTTGAGGCTATTGTGTCTGAGCCTGCTGCCATCATGGCGAGATATGGCATAAAGCAGGTGAGTAATGCCAGGGTCATCACGATGCATGGCAAGCACTATTATCGCGTAAGCCTGGCTGATGGCAATATATCATACTTTGATATGCAATCGGGCAGCAGGCTTATTGATGGTGAACTACGCTATGCCGAGTACCTGGCGCGTTACTATCTGGGCGATCAGCATACAGCCATCTCCAGTATTGTTGCGGTTAAGCAGTTTAGTGAAGAGTACGCACCGATTAATCGCTTTCTGCCAGTATGGCAGGTCTCTTTCCAGCGTGATGATGAACTCCGCCTGTATATCGATACAGAGAGTTCCCGCCTGGCCGCGGCTGTAGATAACCTGCGCGCCGAGTTGTTGTGGTGGTTCGGGACACTACATAATTGGAGTTTTCTCGATAAGGGTAGTTTGACCCGAATTAGTCTGTTCATGGTCGCGATGCTGGCAATGTTCATCATTGGCCTAACGGGTCTGCTGCTCTACGGCCTGCGTTATCAATGCATGAAAAAGATATCCAGTGAGCAAACATCTACCGGGGTGGCGTACTTCCATCGCACAGTAGGCCTGCTTATCTCGCTTTCGACCCTCATGTTTTCCTTTAGTGGTGGCATGCACGTCTGGCACAAGCTGAGCCCTGATGAGCGCCATACACACTATATTGAAGACAGCTTTGCAGTAGGAGACCTGGTCATTGGTCTGAAGCAGGCGCTGTTCGCATCAAGTCAGCATGGCCCGGTAAAGGCAGTTTCCATGGTGAGAATCAGCAATGAACCCTACTATCGGCTCGTACATGCGACAGCTCAGCGCGACGGCGTCAGGCATGCAGGCCGGGGATCGGCTGTTAGCTATGTACATGGCCAGAGCGGCGCACTATTAGCAGACGCGGACAGCCTTTATGCACAGCAACTGGCCAGCCGGATTTCCGGGCGTCATAGCCATCAGATCAGTTCAGTACAAGCGGTCACACGATTTAACGCCGAATACGGGTTTATCGACCGACGTTTGCCTGTGGTAGAGGTTCAATTCAAGGCAGGAGACAAGCCAAGTTACTATGTCGATCTCGCAACGGGCAGGTTGGCTGCTATGGTTGATGACAGTCGTCGTTTTGAACAATTTACTTTTCGTATGTTCCACAAGTGGCGCTTTGCAGATGGTCTGGGTAAGAACGGCCGTGATGCAATTATTGCACTATTCACAATGCTAAACGTTATCGTGATCATCCTCGGGGTAGTGCTGTTTATTTCAAGGCGTCGTCGAAATACTTCTCGGTAA
- the exbB gene encoding TonB-system energizer ExbB encodes MDFLKNNLDMLIFGILGLMSFLMLWVTIERWLYFRRVDLKKFSHPDELNIGLTHNLTLLYSVGANAPYIGLLGTVLGILITFHDLGQGGTADVNTIMLGLALALKATATGLFVAIPAILFYNGLLRKADVLTAIWRKEHGHEAL; translated from the coding sequence ATGGATTTTTTAAAGAATAATCTGGATATGTTGATATTTGGCATTCTCGGCCTGATGAGCTTTCTCATGCTGTGGGTGACGATTGAGCGCTGGTTATATTTCCGCCGTGTAGATTTGAAAAAATTCAGTCACCCGGATGAACTCAATATAGGCCTTACGCATAACCTGACACTTCTTTATTCAGTCGGTGCCAACGCACCCTATATCGGTCTGTTAGGCACGGTACTGGGGATCCTCATTACCTTTCATGATCTGGGTCAGGGGGGCACGGCCGATGTAAATACCATTATGCTTGGTCTGGCACTGGCACTGAAGGCAACCGCTACAGGGCTGTTCGTCGCTATCCCGGCGATACTTTTTTATAATGGCTTGTTGCGTAAAGCGGATGTTTTGACGGCCATATGGCGTAAGGAACATGGCCATGAAGCGCTTTGA
- a CDS encoding biopolymer transporter ExbD, protein MKRFDSINVIPFIDIMLVLLAIVLTTASFIAQGQIAIELPVAKAAAVKSDTSAIEIGIDRLQIIYFNQASIDLDGLQQRLAVTRKDKPIILRVDASVPFETFVAVVDILKAENLQQLTIQTRRTP, encoded by the coding sequence ATGAAGCGCTTTGATTCGATTAATGTTATCCCCTTCATCGACATCATGCTCGTACTGCTGGCTATTGTCCTGACCACGGCCAGTTTTATTGCTCAAGGCCAGATAGCCATTGAACTGCCGGTAGCCAAGGCTGCGGCAGTAAAATCTGATACAAGTGCCATAGAGATTGGGATCGACCGGCTGCAAATAATATATTTTAACCAGGCATCGATCGACCTGGATGGTCTACAGCAACGCCTGGCCGTTACAAGAAAAGATAAGCCTATTATATTGCGTGTGGACGCGAGTGTACCATTCGAAACCTTTGTCGCCGTCGTCGACATACTCAAGGCAGAAAATCTGCAACAACTGACCATCCAGACCCGTCGGACACCATGA
- a CDS encoding energy transducer TonB: MSPQRIGLLVSSIVHLGLLLAIFFTVTFNVPEQSSDEVLSVSLAMFASEAGPEPIPEVVTQDTAAAVVPEITEIIPGRQDSMAEKFVEKTESLSAPVAKARPAARQNQATQPNEAAEILIASTDADITYIRMLEQQYTDALKQAIEARKYYPSRARRRAHEGVAVVAFRVGREGDIKHIHVVRSSSVRILDKAAVNAVHSVGKFKPIPADIRREWWEFEVSLTYNLL, translated from the coding sequence ATGAGCCCGCAAAGAATCGGTCTACTGGTCTCGAGCATTGTTCATCTTGGGCTGTTGTTAGCCATTTTTTTTACTGTAACGTTTAATGTACCGGAGCAAAGCAGTGACGAGGTGCTGTCCGTATCACTGGCTATGTTTGCCTCTGAAGCCGGACCAGAGCCCATACCTGAAGTCGTGACGCAGGATACAGCTGCCGCAGTGGTCCCCGAAATAACAGAGATTATTCCGGGGCGACAAGACAGCATGGCAGAAAAATTCGTGGAGAAAACAGAATCACTGTCTGCACCGGTCGCGAAAGCCCGGCCCGCAGCGAGGCAAAATCAAGCCACACAGCCAAATGAGGCAGCAGAGATACTGATAGCCTCTACTGACGCGGACATAACCTATATTCGTATGCTGGAACAGCAATATACCGATGCACTCAAACAGGCCATCGAGGCGCGTAAATATTACCCCTCACGCGCTCGGCGCCGGGCGCATGAAGGTGTCGCCGTGGTTGCTTTCAGGGTCGGCCGCGAGGGTGATATTAAACATATCCATGTTGTGCGCAGTTCATCTGTCCGTATTCTTGATAAAGCCGCGGTGAACGCCGTACACAGCGTCGGTAAATTCAAGCCGATCCCAGCGGATATCCGGCGTGAATGGTGGGAATTCGAAGTCTCGCTGACATACAATCTATTGTGA